A window from uncultured Desulfobacter sp. encodes these proteins:
- the miaA gene encoding tRNA (adenosine(37)-N6)-dimethylallyltransferase MiaA — protein sequence MTKIITICGPTGIGKTGFAIAMARELNTEIIGADSMQIYKYMDIGTAKPDAHERRLAKHHLVDFLDPAENFDAKQFTALADQTIDDLETKDRVPVVAGGTGLYIRALIHGLFRGKPVCPATLDKLNQTLEEQGGNALHAQLAQCDPEAAEKIHPNDGFRIVRALEVFLTTGVPISQCRQAHDFKSDRYQSLTFGLHMDRKLLYDRINQRVDIMMEQGLLDEVKSLVNRGYSLELKSMQSIGYRHMGMYLKGAVSLDEAVRLLKRDTRRYAKRQFTWFNKEKNLIWINVQEIEKAIETASAFLR from the coding sequence ATGACAAAAATTATTACCATATGCGGCCCAACAGGCATCGGGAAAACCGGCTTTGCCATTGCCATGGCCCGGGAACTGAACACAGAGATAATCGGCGCAGATTCCATGCAGATCTACAAATATATGGATATCGGGACGGCCAAGCCCGATGCGCATGAGCGCAGGTTGGCCAAACACCACCTGGTCGATTTCCTTGATCCTGCGGAAAATTTTGATGCCAAACAATTTACCGCTTTGGCGGATCAAACTATAGACGACCTTGAAACAAAGGACCGGGTTCCTGTGGTCGCCGGGGGGACCGGGCTTTATATCCGGGCTTTAATCCATGGCCTTTTCAGGGGGAAGCCCGTTTGTCCAGCCACCTTGGATAAACTGAATCAAACCCTTGAAGAACAGGGCGGGAATGCACTGCATGCGCAATTGGCACAATGCGACCCCGAGGCCGCAGAGAAGATTCATCCCAATGACGGGTTCAGAATTGTCAGGGCACTTGAGGTGTTTTTAACCACAGGCGTGCCCATTTCCCAGTGCCGGCAGGCCCATGATTTCAAATCGGACCGATACCAGAGTCTTACCTTTGGCCTTCACATGGACAGAAAACTATTATATGACCGAATCAACCAGCGGGTGGATATTATGATGGAGCAGGGGCTGCTTGATGAAGTTAAAAGTCTTGTAAATCGCGGGTACTCCCTGGAGTTGAAATCCATGCAGTCCATCGGCTACCGGCATATGGGTATGTATTTAAAGGGGGCGGTCAGTCTTGACGAGGCGGTGCGCTTGCTCAAACGAGATACCCGCAGGTACGCCAAACGGCAGTTCACCTGGTTTAACAAGGAGAAAAATTTGATCTGGATTAATGTTCAAGAGATAGAAAAAGCTATTGAAACGGCAAGCGCGTTTCTGAGATAA
- the truA gene encoding tRNA pseudouridine(38-40) synthase TruA, whose translation MPKTVNTQENPTQNFKIVVAYDGTDFFGWQRQADKPTIQGELERILSIILNQEIKIHGSGRTDAGVHARAQVAHFHATTRLTPETIQKGVNSLASAPIVIHDCTYADPDFHAQYNAVSKEYRYYILNRETPTAISRNYLWHVKPLLDIDVMNQCCKHLVGEHDFKAFENTGSPRSSTVRTILCARWTKQPDDRLKFCICATGFLKNMVRNIVGTLKDAGTGRITPEIFNEILCSCERPLAGATAPAKGLFLHKVNY comes from the coding sequence ATGCCCAAGACAGTTAATACCCAGGAGAACCCGACACAAAATTTTAAAATTGTGGTGGCCTATGACGGCACCGATTTTTTCGGATGGCAGCGCCAGGCGGATAAACCCACCATCCAGGGTGAACTTGAACGTATATTATCCATCATTTTAAACCAGGAGATCAAAATCCATGGTTCCGGACGTACGGATGCAGGCGTGCATGCCCGGGCCCAGGTGGCTCATTTCCACGCAACCACCCGCCTTACCCCCGAGACCATTCAAAAAGGGGTAAACAGCCTTGCTTCCGCTCCCATTGTAATCCATGACTGCACGTATGCAGATCCCGATTTCCATGCCCAGTACAACGCCGTATCCAAAGAATACCGCTATTACATACTCAACAGGGAAACGCCCACCGCCATTAGCCGGAATTATCTATGGCATGTAAAGCCGTTGCTGGATATTGATGTGATGAATCAATGCTGCAAACATCTTGTGGGTGAACATGATTTTAAAGCCTTTGAGAATACGGGCAGTCCAAGATCTTCCACCGTAAGAACCATCCTTTGTGCGCGCTGGACAAAACAGCCTGACGACCGGCTGAAATTTTGTATCTGCGCCACCGGATTTTTAAAAAATATGGTTAGAAATATTGTGGGAACCCTGAAAGATGCCGGTACCGGACGAATTACCCCGGAAATATTCAATGAAATACTATGTTCGTGCGAACGTCCCCTTGCCGGGGCGACGGCACCTGCAAAGGGGTTGTTTTTGCATAAGGTGAATTATTAG
- a CDS encoding TusE/DsrC/DsvC family sulfur relay protein produces the protein MATLEFNGKTFEIDEDGFLLDYNMYNEEWVEYVKGQEGIDEMTEEHWQLVKVLQDYYEKNGIAPMVRVLSKLTKFKLKHIYELFPSGPGKGACKMAGLPKPTGCV, from the coding sequence ATGGCAACACTTGAGTTTAACGGGAAAACATTCGAAATAGATGAAGACGGGTTTCTTCTTGATTACAATATGTACAATGAAGAATGGGTAGAGTACGTAAAAGGCCAGGAAGGCATCGACGAGATGACTGAAGAACACTGGCAGCTCGTTAAAGTTCTCCAGGACTACTACGAGAAAAACGGCATTGCCCCCATGGTTCGCGTTCTTTCCAAACTCACAAAGTTCAAACTGAAACACATCTATGAACTATTCCCCTCTGGACCTGGTAAAGGAGCCTGCAAAATGGCCGGCCTTCCGAAACCGACAGGTTGTGTATAG
- a CDS encoding PxxKW family cysteine-rich protein encodes MLCTTVREGQDCVFMTAQGCGYNEGNCLPIIDECKGCQRSAEFATGVYCTAAPDPSLKWKNGNCNMATHVKTATETKKQKLNPIKASKRR; translated from the coding sequence ATGCTTTGTACAACTGTTAGAGAAGGCCAGGATTGCGTATTTATGACAGCCCAGGGCTGCGGCTACAACGAAGGCAACTGCCTTCCCATCATTGATGAATGCAAGGGCTGCCAGAGAAGTGCCGAATTTGCCACCGGCGTTTATTGCACTGCTGCACCTGATCCATCTTTGAAATGGAAAAACGGTAACTGCAACATGGCTACCCACGTTAAAACCGCCACCGAAACCAAAAAACAGAAACTTAACCCAATCAAGGCATCCAAACGAAGATAA
- a CDS encoding penicillin-binding protein activator, translated as MTDAKHVKFVISVSFFIALVCFIGCSKHTIPVSSSNPSGMPVEITIPRQATVPELINQARVLSDQGAVQDALIIYNHAFGLAQSPGGGDDADFKTTILDDVERLLSKIDPQEIQKFSRIKNLSLPQDLFDYWAGYKFAQQEDFTNAANVLNAFLEKYPDHPKTEQVKALLASLGSTTFNKKKIGVILPMSGKYKLYGQKAMKGIELALERLSESGIKDLSIEVKDSMSDPDQAARCVTQLGENNVFSILGPILVSKQAADNAQLLGIPMIALTQKTEFPQYGDYIFSNFMTPEMQVQALGTYVFHELGLKRVAGLYPDDKYGNRYMEIFRQMVDRFDGQLTATQAYDGSKADFSDAIKELIGNTKLNFQALFIPDSVSRINLILPQLVYHDIKGVALLGTNLWHRDGLLKETRRYNRNAVICDGYFSGSVNPETAWFDASFQNLYQEQPGFLEAIAYDTAQILFRAANADDVRSGEQLKDVLQGQFVFDGATGRTRFDETGTPHKSLFLITIKDDQFVEITR; from the coding sequence ATGACTGATGCAAAACATGTAAAATTTGTAATTTCCGTCTCTTTTTTTATTGCACTTGTTTGTTTTATCGGATGTTCCAAGCACACGATTCCCGTCTCCTCTTCCAATCCGTCCGGGATGCCGGTGGAAATAACCATTCCCCGGCAGGCTACTGTGCCTGAGCTTATCAACCAGGCCCGGGTTTTAAGTGACCAGGGGGCTGTCCAGGATGCCCTGATTATTTATAATCATGCCTTTGGGCTCGCCCAAAGTCCCGGGGGGGGCGATGACGCTGATTTTAAAACAACGATTCTTGATGATGTTGAACGACTTTTATCAAAGATAGATCCCCAGGAGATTCAAAAATTTTCGAGAATTAAAAACCTTTCGCTTCCCCAGGATCTTTTTGACTATTGGGCGGGTTATAAATTTGCCCAGCAAGAAGATTTTACCAATGCGGCCAATGTTTTAAATGCATTTCTTGAAAAATATCCCGATCACCCCAAGACCGAACAGGTAAAAGCTCTTTTGGCAAGCCTGGGTTCCACAACCTTTAATAAGAAAAAAATCGGCGTTATTTTGCCCATGTCCGGGAAGTATAAATTATATGGACAAAAGGCCATGAAAGGAATAGAGCTTGCTCTGGAAAGGCTTTCTGAATCCGGGATTAAGGATTTGAGCATTGAGGTTAAAGACAGTATGTCTGATCCGGATCAGGCTGCCAGGTGTGTGACGCAGCTTGGAGAAAATAATGTTTTTTCCATTCTGGGTCCAATTCTGGTTTCAAAGCAGGCTGCTGACAACGCCCAACTCCTTGGTATTCCCATGATTGCATTGACCCAGAAAACAGAGTTTCCCCAATATGGAGACTATATATTCAGCAATTTTATGACCCCTGAAATGCAAGTCCAGGCCCTGGGTACCTATGTTTTCCATGAATTGGGATTAAAACGCGTGGCTGGCTTGTATCCGGACGATAAATATGGGAATCGTTATATGGAGATCTTCAGGCAGATGGTCGATCGGTTTGACGGCCAGTTGACGGCAACCCAGGCGTATGACGGCAGCAAAGCGGATTTTTCGGATGCCATCAAAGAATTGATCGGTAATACGAAGCTGAACTTTCAGGCGTTGTTTATCCCGGATTCAGTGTCCCGGATCAATTTAATACTTCCCCAGCTTGTCTATCATGACATCAAGGGTGTTGCCCTGCTGGGAACCAATCTGTGGCACAGGGACGGTCTTTTAAAAGAGACCAGAAGGTATAATCGAAACGCCGTTATCTGCGACGGATATTTTTCGGGGAGTGTTAACCCTGAAACAGCATGGTTTGATGCTTCTTTCCAGAATTTATACCAGGAGCAACCAGGGTTTCTCGAGGCCATTGCCTATGATACGGCCCAGATTTTGTTTAGAGCGGCCAATGCCGATGATGTAAGGTCGGGGGAACAACTCAAGGATGTTCTCCAGGGGCAGTTTGTATTTGACGGGGCCACCGGACGTACGCGTTTTGATGAGACCGGCACCCCGCACAAAAGTTTGTTTTTGATTACCATAAAGGATGATCAGTTTGTGGAGATCACTCGTTAA
- a CDS encoding chloride channel protein: MKLSTKSNVDLKYAGKWVFYFVLIGVMSGLGAVLFHYLCGLGMHYLLDMMAGYRPDGPAGEHLLLPHTDTPLNKWVLLFLPALGGLVSGWIVYTFAPEAEGHGTDAAIDAFHHKGGIIRSRIPIIKTIASTITLTTGGSGGREGPIAQIGGGFGSFLATRFNLSERERCIMMAAGIGAGVGSIFRAPLAGALFAAEVLYRDPEFESSVIIPAGISSVMAYCTFCLFFGWGSLFDSPAFKFENPLQLGPYLALAVILVLTGVLYVKVFYGTTNLFRKMKIPNHIKPAFGGLVTGVIGFFLPDTLAFGYGMAQQAIFNQLTIPVLLGLALGKIFTTSFSIGSGGSGGVFGPSIVIGGAMGGAVGQFFHLLMPTVVAQPGAFVIVGMAGFFTAVSNTPISTIIFVSEMTNSYHLLLPSLLVCSVCYLLSTKWSIYENQVKSRVDSPVHAGEFMIDILQTIKVEKLKTLIKDVRCLNQEMSFSQFKQIFQTTKQRYFPVMNDHGKLCGIFSSTDVREVLFSSDLGQLVVMKDIMVSNMITTTLSEDLNTVLLKLTKKNIDALPVVAEDDPGRFIGMIYRRDIIAYYNLHITSIRESKG; encoded by the coding sequence ATGAAATTAAGCACAAAGAGTAATGTTGATCTCAAATATGCCGGCAAGTGGGTGTTCTATTTTGTTTTAATAGGCGTCATGTCAGGCCTTGGGGCGGTTCTGTTTCATTACCTGTGCGGCCTTGGCATGCATTACCTGCTGGATATGATGGCCGGATACAGACCCGATGGTCCTGCGGGTGAACATCTGTTGCTGCCCCATACCGATACGCCGCTCAATAAATGGGTATTATTATTTTTACCTGCATTGGGCGGTCTTGTTTCCGGGTGGATTGTTTATACCTTTGCCCCGGAGGCCGAGGGGCACGGCACGGATGCAGCCATAGACGCCTTTCATCATAAAGGCGGCATTATCCGGTCACGAATTCCAATTATTAAAACCATTGCCTCCACCATCACGCTGACCACCGGCGGTTCAGGGGGCAGGGAAGGCCCTATTGCCCAGATTGGGGGCGGCTTCGGTTCTTTTCTGGCAACCCGGTTCAATCTGTCCGAACGGGAGCGCTGCATCATGATGGCCGCAGGCATTGGCGCCGGCGTGGGCAGTATCTTCAGGGCGCCTTTGGCCGGCGCACTCTTTGCCGCCGAGGTGCTCTACCGCGATCCTGAATTTGAGTCTTCGGTCATCATTCCAGCGGGCATCTCCTCCGTGATGGCCTATTGCACCTTTTGTCTGTTTTTCGGATGGGGATCGCTTTTTGATTCCCCGGCATTTAAATTTGAAAATCCTTTGCAGTTAGGTCCCTATCTCGCGCTTGCCGTGATCCTGGTTCTCACGGGTGTGCTATATGTTAAAGTGTTTTATGGGACGACGAATCTATTTCGAAAGATGAAAATACCAAATCATATCAAACCTGCCTTTGGCGGGCTTGTGACCGGTGTGATCGGGTTTTTTTTGCCCGATACCCTGGCCTTTGGATACGGCATGGCCCAACAGGCCATTTTCAATCAGCTGACCATTCCCGTGCTCCTGGGACTTGCCCTGGGGAAAATTTTCACCACCTCTTTTTCCATCGGCTCGGGCGGCTCAGGTGGTGTATTCGGGCCTTCGATTGTCATCGGCGGTGCCATGGGCGGGGCGGTCGGCCAGTTCTTTCATCTGCTGATGCCCACGGTTGTCGCCCAGCCCGGTGCCTTTGTGATTGTCGGTATGGCAGGTTTTTTCACGGCTGTCTCCAACACCCCCATCTCCACCATTATCTTTGTCAGTGAGATGACCAACTCCTATCATCTTCTGCTGCCAAGTCTTTTGGTCTGTTCTGTGTGTTATCTTTTGTCCACAAAATGGTCCATTTATGAAAACCAGGTGAAATCGCGGGTTGATTCGCCGGTTCATGCCGGTGAATTCATGATAGATATTCTTCAAACCATCAAGGTGGAAAAACTGAAAACCTTGATCAAGGACGTGAGGTGCCTGAACCAGGAGATGTCATTCAGTCAGTTTAAGCAGATCTTTCAAACCACCAAACAAAGATATTTTCCCGTGATGAATGACCACGGGAAATTGTGTGGCATTTTTTCATCCACGGATGTCCGGGAGGTTCTTTTTTCAAGTGATCTTGGGCAATTGGTGGTCATGAAGGATATTATGGTGTCTAATATGATTACAACCACCTTATCCGAAGATTTGAACACCGTGCTGCTGAAGCTTACAAAGAAAAATATTGATGCACTGCCCGTGGTCGCCGAAGATGATCCAGGGCGGTTTATCGGCATGATTTACCGTCGTGACATTATCGCTTACTATAACCTTCACATTACCAGTATCCGTGAATCCAAAGGGTAG
- a CDS encoding YhdH/YhfP family quinone oxidoreductase — translation MENSFKAMVVSEAENKQYRREIVQRQITDLPEGDVLVKVHYSSLNYKDALSASGNRGVTRKYPHTPGIDAAGVVEQSTDPAFQVGDEVIVTSYDLGMNTAGGFGQYIRVPAGWVVPLPDGLTLRQAMCYGTAGFTAALSILQIVNHGVLPEHGDILVSGATGGVGGIAVSILAKQGYTVAAVNGTTDQSDYLKSIGAQRIISIEDATDTSGRPMLAANWAGGVDAVGGDILATTIKSMKANGVVTTCGNVASPDLPINVYPFILRGVTLVGIDSQNCPMAVRQEAWKKLSKEWQITQMETVVEEITLDELDQRISKMLTRGSKGRAIVNMQG, via the coding sequence ATGGAAAACTCATTTAAGGCCATGGTGGTCTCGGAAGCAGAAAATAAACAATATCGCCGTGAAATTGTTCAGCGGCAGATAACAGATCTGCCCGAAGGCGATGTGCTGGTGAAGGTGCATTATTCTTCCCTGAATTATAAAGATGCTTTGTCGGCCAGCGGAAACAGAGGTGTTACCAGGAAATATCCCCATACACCTGGTATCGATGCGGCAGGCGTGGTGGAGCAAAGCACGGATCCCGCCTTTCAAGTTGGAGACGAGGTCATTGTCACCAGTTATGATCTCGGGATGAACACGGCCGGCGGGTTCGGGCAATATATCCGTGTTCCGGCCGGATGGGTGGTCCCCCTGCCCGATGGCCTGACCCTGAGACAGGCCATGTGCTACGGCACGGCCGGGTTTACAGCCGCCTTGTCCATACTGCAGATAGTGAACCATGGGGTGCTGCCCGAGCACGGTGATATCCTGGTCTCCGGTGCCACGGGCGGTGTCGGCGGCATTGCCGTATCGATCCTGGCCAAACAAGGCTATACTGTGGCTGCCGTGAACGGTACCACCGATCAGTCCGATTATCTCAAATCCATTGGTGCCCAGCGCATCATTTCCATTGAGGATGCAACGGATACCAGCGGACGGCCGATGCTTGCCGCAAACTGGGCGGGCGGCGTTGATGCTGTCGGGGGGGATATCCTGGCCACGACCATCAAATCCATGAAAGCCAACGGCGTGGTAACCACCTGCGGCAATGTTGCCTCTCCGGATTTGCCCATCAACGTGTATCCCTTTATCCTCCGTGGTGTGACCCTCGTGGGAATTGATTCCCAGAATTGCCCCATGGCGGTTCGGCAGGAGGCCTGGAAAAAGCTTTCAAAGGAATGGCAGATTACCCAAATGGAAACGGTTGTGGAAGAGATTACTCTTGATGAACTGGACCAGCGCATCAGCAAAATGCTCACCCGCGGCAGCAAGGGGCGGGCCATTGTGAATATGCAGGGGTAG
- a CDS encoding TetR/AcrR family transcriptional regulator — MKLKDKIIIEALRQFSTKGFMATSTADIINAVGTSKGGLYNHFKNKEQLFLDVLHQARKIWRERNLAGLETIERPVDKIKHILMNYKDHYLADSNTFPGGCIFINLTVELSDQCPHLAAEVSDGFDRFKSMLRRLLEQEQLAGMLRENVDIDGVVEVVFSGLLGACVMYTANKSKSNLNQTMGALTAYIDNLCIS; from the coding sequence ATGAAACTTAAGGATAAAATTATAATCGAAGCGTTACGCCAGTTTTCAACCAAAGGGTTTATGGCGACATCAACGGCAGACATTATAAATGCCGTGGGCACATCCAAGGGCGGGCTATATAACCATTTTAAGAATAAAGAGCAGTTGTTTTTAGATGTGCTGCATCAGGCCCGTAAAATCTGGCGGGAACGCAATCTGGCAGGTTTGGAAACCATTGAGCGGCCTGTGGATAAAATTAAACATATTCTGATGAACTACAAAGACCATTACCTGGCTGACAGCAATACGTTTCCGGGCGGCTGTATTTTCATCAATTTAACCGTGGAGCTCAGTGACCAGTGTCCCCATCTGGCCGCCGAGGTCAGTGATGGTTTTGATCGGTTTAAATCCATGCTTAGAAGGCTTTTGGAACAGGAACAATTGGCCGGGATGCTAAGGGAAAACGTGGATATTGATGGGGTGGTTGAGGTTGTATTTTCAGGGCTGTTGGGGGCCTGTGTCATGTATACGGCAAATAAGTCAAAATCAAATTTGAATCAGACCATGGGGGCACTTACCGCATATATTGACAATTTGTGCATATCATAA
- a CDS encoding aminotransferase class I/II-fold pyridoxal phosphate-dependent enzyme, producing the protein MNPNAQELNNIIKQSAPHVYEMLSAMGKKLFYPKGILTQSDEAKCKADKVNATIGIAKQGSCVFSLSSVTKYITQIEPNNYLPYASSFGLPELREKWRKELYVKNPSLEGASISLPVVTSGITHGVSIFSDMWVNADDVIVMPDMIWGNYNMIFCVRNSARFVTYKSYDDAMTHFNLDDFERVIREQAAQHDKIITILNFPHNPTGYTLSKKEATCVADILIDVAQKGTNVVAACDDAYFGLFFEEDTEKESLFAKIAGKTGRLLAVKLDGPTKEDYVMGFRTGFTTYSVAADINLEDVYDALEKKTAGCIRGNISNCSHLSQTILVKSMDDPEYEPCKQEKFNLLKSRAMAIKEVLKDPKYKDGFDAYPFNSGYFLCIRVKGVNAEALRVHLLENYGTGLISIGEDNLRVAFSCLEEKDVKTLFDIILSGINDLRK; encoded by the coding sequence ATGAACCCCAATGCCCAGGAACTTAATAACATTATCAAACAGTCTGCTCCCCATGTATATGAAATGCTCTCCGCCATGGGAAAGAAACTGTTTTACCCCAAAGGTATTTTAACCCAGAGTGATGAAGCAAAGTGCAAGGCGGATAAGGTCAATGCCACCATTGGTATCGCAAAGCAGGGCAGTTGCGTTTTCAGTCTTTCGTCTGTGACAAAATACATTACACAGATTGAGCCGAATAATTATCTGCCGTACGCCTCTTCATTCGGGTTGCCTGAACTGCGCGAGAAATGGCGCAAAGAGCTGTATGTTAAAAATCCGTCACTTGAGGGAGCTTCCATCAGTTTGCCTGTGGTTACATCGGGCATTACCCATGGGGTTTCCATTTTTTCGGATATGTGGGTAAATGCCGACGATGTTATTGTGATGCCGGATATGATCTGGGGCAACTACAATATGATTTTCTGCGTGCGTAACAGTGCCCGGTTTGTCACATACAAATCCTATGATGACGCCATGACCCATTTTAACCTGGATGATTTCGAGCGCGTGATCAGAGAACAGGCGGCACAACATGACAAAATCATTACCATACTTAATTTTCCCCACAACCCGACCGGGTATACCCTGAGCAAAAAAGAGGCGACCTGTGTTGCAGACATTCTCATTGATGTGGCGCAAAAGGGAACAAATGTCGTGGCCGCCTGTGATGATGCCTATTTTGGACTGTTTTTTGAAGAAGATACAGAAAAAGAGTCCTTGTTTGCTAAAATTGCCGGTAAAACAGGCCGGCTTTTGGCCGTTAAACTCGACGGGCCCACCAAGGAAGATTATGTCATGGGGTTTAGAACCGGGTTTACCACCTACAGCGTCGCCGCAGACATCAACCTTGAAGATGTGTACGATGCGCTGGAAAAAAAGACGGCCGGATGCATCCGGGGCAATATTTCAAACTGTTCCCACCTAAGCCAGACCATTCTTGTCAAGTCCATGGATGATCCAGAGTATGAGCCTTGTAAACAAGAGAAGTTCAACCTGCTTAAATCCCGGGCCATGGCCATTAAAGAGGTGCTCAAAGACCCCAAATATAAAGACGGATTTGATGCCTATCCATTTAATTCAGGGTATTTTCTTTGCATCCGTGTTAAGGGCGTGAATGCCGAAGCACTGAGGGTTCATTTACTTGAGAACTATGGTACCGGTTTAATTTCCATTGGCGAAGACAACCTTCGGGTGGCCTTTTCATGCCTGGAAGAAAAAGATGTGAAAACTTTGTTTGACATTATCCTCTCAGGGATCAATGATTTAAGAAAATAA
- a CDS encoding two-CW domain-containing protein, whose product MVSNEFKILRSRLDRTQKEMAQLLGVSVKAIHSYEQGWRKIPVHVERQVYFLVSRTLEPTGKKKKCWDLLKCPKEQKSSCPAYEFQSGDMCWFVNGTRCGGKIHDSWEKKMAECRSCDVFMQMFDDIQGCEEE is encoded by the coding sequence ATGGTCAGCAATGAATTTAAAATACTCAGATCCCGTTTAGACCGTACCCAAAAGGAGATGGCCCAGCTTTTAGGGGTATCTGTTAAAGCAATACACAGCTATGAACAGGGATGGCGAAAGATCCCTGTTCATGTGGAGCGGCAGGTCTACTTTTTGGTTTCCCGCACCCTGGAACCAACCGGCAAGAAAAAAAAATGCTGGGACCTTTTAAAATGCCCCAAAGAACAGAAGAGCAGCTGTCCGGCCTATGAATTTCAGTCCGGCGATATGTGCTGGTTTGTCAACGGCACCCGGTGCGGGGGCAAAATCCATGATTCCTGGGAGAAGAAAATGGCCGAGTGCCGAAGCTGTGATGTATTTATGCAGATGTTTGATGATATTCAGGGGTGTGAGGAAGAATGA
- a CDS encoding KpsF/GutQ family sugar-phosphate isomerase: MIIDDAVQVLKMEAQALLDLIEKLNADFETLVNSICNAKGRVIISGIGKSGLIGRKIAATLSSTGTNAMFLHPVEAVHGDLGMVSRNDIFIAISNSGETGELNQLLPVIREVGCKIAGFTGKPASAMAGFCDMIIDTGVKKEACPLNMAPTCSTTAQLAMGDALAVALIKKKKFKKADFMRSHPGGALGQRLSGKVSELMLEKSGVPFVQTGTTMAQALACMDTHRLGAVFVLDAADKLMGILTDGDVRHWLAKGGGTADALLVDEVMTRSPRHLFPDSYLYNALNLMEKYEITVLPILGKEGSLEGLLHLHDILGKGTFKFNGGTQ; this comes from the coding sequence ATGATCATAGACGACGCTGTTCAAGTTCTAAAAATGGAAGCCCAGGCCCTTTTGGACCTCATTGAAAAACTAAATGCCGATTTTGAAACCCTTGTCAATTCCATCTGCAATGCCAAAGGACGGGTCATCATTTCAGGTATCGGAAAATCAGGCCTGATCGGAAGAAAAATTGCCGCTACCTTGAGCAGCACAGGCACCAATGCCATGTTTCTTCATCCGGTTGAAGCCGTTCACGGAGACCTTGGCATGGTCAGCCGCAATGATATCTTCATTGCCATCTCAAATTCCGGCGAAACCGGAGAACTCAACCAGCTTTTGCCCGTAATCCGGGAAGTGGGCTGTAAAATTGCAGGCTTTACCGGAAAACCTGCATCCGCCATGGCCGGCTTCTGCGATATGATCATAGACACGGGCGTCAAAAAAGAGGCCTGCCCCTTGAATATGGCGCCCACCTGTTCAACCACAGCCCAGCTGGCCATGGGCGATGCCCTGGCCGTAGCCCTGATAAAAAAGAAAAAGTTTAAAAAGGCTGACTTCATGCGTTCCCACCCCGGCGGAGCGCTTGGCCAGCGACTGTCCGGCAAGGTCAGCGAACTGATGCTTGAAAAATCAGGGGTACCCTTTGTGCAGACCGGCACCACCATGGCCCAGGCCCTTGCCTGCATGGACACACACCGCCTGGGCGCTGTTTTTGTACTTGATGCAGCGGATAAACTCATGGGAATACTTACCGACGGAGATGTCCGCCACTGGCTTGCAAAGGGGGGCGGAACAGCAGACGCGCTTCTTGTGGATGAGGTGATGACCCGATCTCCAAGACATCTATTCCCCGATTCTTATCTGTATAACGCCCTGAATTTAATGGAAAAATATGAAATTACGGTATTGCCTATCCTTGGAAAGGAAGGCAGCCTTGAGGGGTTGCTTCATCTCCACGATATCCTGGGAAAGGGAACCTTTAAATTTAATGGAGGGACTCAATGA